The proteins below come from a single Desulfitobacterium metallireducens DSM 15288 genomic window:
- a CDS encoding sensor domain-containing diguanylate cyclase has translation MSRMKKVLVLIFILAVVFMDFINQYYSRIETFGAAAASKEALITKYVELGTNFMDMMTIYGEDFFKRPDIQDSTLLSLLKYNPGSDTYDLEAAGGTDHQKNAGNLTGSGKVPESGINRKEINLALAYNQFFKDFYGKYPEIAWLYYTSENDFTNIYPWVSSKDFAFRKELKQAEFYTYVNPQNNPQRLALWTPAYLDRAGKGTMVTLSSPIYDQDVFKGVLSLDLTTMGLSRIINSGYEGYLLDQENSIIAKNQNAKNQSDLNKFQDNEEITPLFVLPNNPQGDIQKLKEIKDGSVERIGNDYIYKMSITDSPWTMIFRVPVSSIVMESALYTFPILIIGILLFLTINEIEKRIKTGKQLAQSLEELTAYHQILENAANYDFLTKTFNRRGFKDYFSLIQDQNGITLTPITLILGDIDHFKGFNDTFGHFAGDKVLIEIADILKKHITEDEAVCRWGGEEFLLMLRNRTREEVLQIAENIRAEIHQMVIPWENSIELRATMTFGVAEYEDKDSVDDNISKADRALYAGKMRGRNQVISYADL, from the coding sequence ATGAGCAGAATGAAGAAAGTCCTTGTCCTTATTTTTATTCTCGCTGTCGTCTTTATGGACTTTATCAATCAATATTATTCCAGAATTGAGACGTTCGGAGCGGCAGCAGCCTCTAAAGAAGCCTTGATCACGAAGTATGTTGAATTAGGCACTAATTTCATGGACATGATGACAATATACGGCGAGGATTTTTTCAAACGACCGGATATCCAAGATTCAACTCTGTTGAGTCTGTTAAAATATAATCCCGGTTCAGACACCTATGATTTAGAGGCTGCAGGTGGAACAGATCATCAGAAGAATGCCGGAAATTTAACAGGCTCAGGGAAAGTTCCGGAAAGCGGGATAAATAGGAAAGAAATAAACCTTGCTTTAGCTTATAATCAGTTTTTCAAAGATTTTTATGGAAAGTATCCAGAAATCGCCTGGTTATACTACACCAGTGAAAATGACTTCACCAACATATATCCTTGGGTTTCTTCAAAGGATTTTGCGTTTAGAAAAGAACTTAAACAGGCTGAGTTTTATACTTATGTAAACCCTCAGAATAATCCTCAACGATTAGCACTTTGGACACCTGCATATTTAGATCGTGCTGGCAAAGGGACGATGGTAACCTTATCAAGTCCAATTTATGATCAGGATGTTTTTAAAGGTGTACTTTCTCTGGATTTAACCACAATGGGATTGAGCCGGATCATCAATTCTGGCTATGAAGGTTATCTCCTTGATCAGGAAAACTCAATCATTGCTAAAAACCAAAATGCAAAAAATCAAAGCGATCTTAACAAATTTCAGGATAATGAAGAAATTACCCCATTGTTTGTGTTGCCGAATAATCCCCAGGGAGACATTCAAAAACTAAAAGAAATAAAAGATGGCTCGGTTGAACGAATCGGCAATGACTATATCTATAAAATGAGCATTACGGATTCGCCTTGGACGATGATTTTCCGTGTGCCGGTGAGCTCAATCGTAATGGAGTCAGCGTTATATACTTTTCCCATTTTGATCATTGGCATTCTGTTATTTTTGACGATTAATGAAATCGAGAAGCGGATAAAGACCGGGAAACAGCTTGCTCAATCGCTTGAAGAATTAACGGCTTACCACCAAATTCTTGAAAATGCGGCCAACTATGATTTTCTGACAAAGACTTTTAATCGAAGAGGATTTAAGGACTATTTTAGCTTGATTCAGGATCAAAACGGGATAACTTTAACTCCGATTACCCTCATCTTAGGTGATATTGACCATTTCAAAGGATTTAATGATACGTTTGGCCATTTTGCAGGAGATAAGGTCTTGATTGAAATTGCAGATATTCTAAAAAAACACATCACTGAGGATGAAGCGGTTTGTCGCTGGGGCGGAGAAGAATTCTTGCTTATGTTGCGCAACAGAACTCGCGAGGAAGTACTGCAAATAGCCGAGAACATTAGGGCAGAAATACATCAAATGGTTATCCCTTGGGAGAATTCCATTGAATTGAGAGCTACGATGACCTTTGGCGTGGCCGAATATGAGGATAAGGACAGTGTTGATGATAATATTTCCAAAGCAGATCGTGCTCTTTATGCTGGAAAAATGAGGGGGAGAAATCAGGTCATCAGTTATGCTGATCTTTGA
- a CDS encoding DUF1659 domain-containing protein: MAVMSTAKDSIMVVTLQVGLSQLGAPVLRQRSHANVVVAAPDQDVFDVANALYALQQYPVTEVRRDNRFELVNIA; the protein is encoded by the coding sequence ATGGCCGTAATGTCAACAGCCAAAGACTCTATCATGGTCGTGACCCTTCAGGTTGGTTTAAGCCAATTAGGCGCTCCAGTCCTGCGCCAACGAAGCCATGCCAATGTCGTAGTGGCAGCCCCGGATCAAGATGTCTTTGATGTCGCCAATGCACTTTATGCTTTACAGCAATATCCGGTCACTGAGGTGCGTCGTGACAATCGTTTCGAACTCGTCAATATCGCGTAA
- a CDS encoding YvrJ family protein, translating into MEEILTMIGNFGFPIVVSAYLLVRIEGKLNDLSTSITELAKAIAVLEVRGEVK; encoded by the coding sequence ATGGAGGAGATCTTAACAATGATTGGAAATTTCGGGTTTCCCATCGTGGTCAGCGCCTATCTTCTGGTGCGGATCGAAGGGAAACTGAACGATCTATCTACAAGCATTACAGAGCTAGCCAAGGCCATAGCCGTCCTGGAAGTGAGAGGAGAGGTCAAATAA
- a CDS encoding DUF2922 domain-containing protein, whose product MATTSRKVLRMTFTNALGGAVSLTLSDPKEGITAAEIEAAMDLIIAKNIFTGPGGAWISKRDVKIVDTVTDDLYDAPVA is encoded by the coding sequence ATGGCAACAACCAGTAGAAAAGTTTTAAGAATGACCTTTACGAATGCTTTAGGGGGAGCAGTGAGTCTTACCTTATCCGATCCCAAAGAGGGGATCACAGCAGCGGAGATTGAAGCGGCAATGGATCTGATCATTGCTAAGAACATCTTCACCGGCCCGGGTGGAGCATGGATTTCCAAGCGGGATGTAAAGATCGTGGATACCGTAACGGACGACCTTTATGATGCTCCGGTCGCTTAA
- a CDS encoding peptidoglycan recognition protein family protein, with product MDWQKIVVHHSASPVSVRRGRDTIPVNAAMIREWHLSRGWSDIGYHFVILPDGHCEEGRPLYRPGAHCNVGHRNFIGIGVCLVGNFSELEEVPEAQMNGLIEKVKALMAEFRLSIEDIELHREVPGAATECPGRYFPADFFRENLCGGRISTQ from the coding sequence ATGGATTGGCAGAAAATCGTAGTTCATCATTCAGCAAGTCCGGTCAGTGTTCGTCGAGGAAGAGATACCATCCCTGTAAATGCAGCGATGATTCGAGAATGGCATTTGAGCCGAGGCTGGAGTGATATTGGCTACCATTTTGTGATTCTTCCGGATGGACACTGTGAGGAAGGGCGACCGCTTTATCGTCCCGGAGCTCATTGTAACGTAGGGCACCGCAATTTTATCGGGATCGGGGTCTGTTTAGTCGGGAATTTTAGCGAACTTGAGGAGGTCCCGGAAGCTCAGATGAATGGCCTCATAGAGAAGGTGAAAGCGTTGATGGCAGAGTTCCGCCTCAGTATCGAAGATATTGAGCTGCACCGCGAAGTCCCTGGGGCCGCTACCGAATGTCCGGGACGCTATTTCCCAGCAGACTTCTTCCGAGAGAATCTGTGTGGAGGTCGTATCTCCACACAATAG